The Triticum urartu cultivar G1812 chromosome 5, Tu2.1, whole genome shotgun sequence genome contains the following window.
CAGCTTGTCAAAATCAACCAACACCTACTTCGATCTATAGAACTGGGTGTGTACTGAATTAACAGAGTTTTTCCTCACGAAAAGAGAAACTTGTTTCTTTTCTTAAAAAAAAAAAGGAGGAACTTCTTGTGACTGGGCTGGCTGCAAAGTTAGAAATTCTCCTTGTGGAACTCGAATTTGGTGCTCGTCTTCCTCGAGAAATCTTGCGCAAGCTGGCGCAGCTCCTTGATCAGCACCGGCGCGCCGCAGTAGAACACTCCGACGCGCTGCCCGGCGTGCTTGAGGGCGATGTCCTTGTAGACTTTGCGCCAGTTGGGCCGGGCGAAGTGCGTCTTGACGCGGGTGCCGGAGACGACGTCGACGCCGTGCTTGGCGTGGTTGAGGGACTGGAGCATGGCGATGAGCGCCGACCGGGCGTCCCCCTCCTCGTAGACGCTGGTGCAGTAGTTATGGAGCTCGATGATGCCCTTCTTGTCGCTCTCGGCCACCTCGTCCATGACGCCGCGGAACCAGTCGAAGGAGCCTTCCTCCCGCGTCACCCAGTAGAAGTAGGCGCGCCGCGTCCGGAACGACGCCGCCGACACGCTCCTGTCGCTGGGGCTGCCGGACTCGATGTCGCCGTCGAGCCGCTTCATGTTGTTGATGATGTCcttgatgatggagatcatgggcGTGGCCCCGATGCCCAGCCCCACCAGCAGCACCACGTCGTACTGCTTGTAGTCCTGCGCCGGCGCGCCGTACGGCCCGTCGATCAGCACCGTGGGGAAGCTGCTCGGGCTGGGCATGGCGGCGCCGCCGTCACCGGCGTACTCTGCCCGGAGCAGCCCGCTCTTGCCGTCCGTCGGCGGCCGGCAAACCTTCTCGAAGACGCTCTTGAGCTCCCGGGTCCAGTCGCCGAGCGTCCTGATGTGGACGCTGATGTAGTCGTCGTGCGGCGCCGACGTGATGGAGAAGGGGTGCCACTGGAACGGCGAGACGGCGGCGCAGTTGACGAAGATGTACTGCCCGCTCTTGCACCTGAATCCCTGCGGCTTGGAGAAGCGCAGCGACAGCACGTTGCCGGGGTACACGGCCACCTTGAGTATCTTCACCGGCCGCACGCTCGAGCGGAGCGCCCGCGCCAGCCGCTCGCACGCGTACATGACCATCGGCGCCGCCAGGTACATCCACGTCGACTTCTTCTGCCACTTCTTGGTGAGGTAGAGGAAGTGGCCGTGGACGATGAGCAGCGCGTAGACGATGATGAAGAGGTGGTGCGTGTACCAGAAGGCGTTGAACCCGGTGAGCCGGCTGAGCGGCCCCGGCAGGCGGACCCTGCCGCGGCGGAACCACGGCGTGGCGAGCGTGAAGGCGACGGCCATGAGCGCCAGCATCACCAGCCCCGTCCACCCCTCCGTGCCCTTGACGAACCACCAGTAGTTGGGCGGCTTGACGTCGCCGAAGAAGGGCTTCATGGGCTCGTACTCCTCCTCGGTGGCGTGCAGCAGCCGCGGGAAGTCGCACGCCAAATGGGAGATGATGTGcatcccggcgccgacggtgatCCCCGCGGCGATCACCTTGTGGAAGTTGAGGTTGTCGTCGAACGGCACGACCCGCCCGGCGGCGGTGCGGTTGCGGAGCCACGTGATGGTGTTGCGGCACACGGGGAGGAGCACGAGCGCCATGTTGAACTTGAGCGTCTCGGCGCCGCCCTTGGCGACGCACACGCAGTAGCCCATCACCTCGAACACGGCGCGCCGCCGGTACTGCACGAACTTccaggcgaagaggccggcgcaGATGGAGAACCACAGGATGATcacccagcaacggcgccagttGTCCTCCAGGAAGTAGCTGGCGCGGCGGTACCACCGGCGGAGCGGGTTGGGCTCCGTCGTCGGCTTGAGGTGCTGGCTCAGCATCTGGCTGAGGTTGCGGCTGCTGGTCGTCCCGCTCCCGCCCCGCGTCGGCTGGGTCGGCGGCGCCTGCAGCAGCAGCGTCTCCAGGTTGGACAGCTCGATGTAGCCGAGGTTGTCGGGGTCGAGCTCCTCCATGATGAGCCGGGCGTACTCTTCTGTGCGCTCCGTGATCTTCTTGAGGTCGTTGGCGGCGGCGCTGAGCCCGATGATCTGCCCGACCTCCGCCTCGGTGATCCTGCCGTCGGCGTCCTTGTCCACCATGTCGAAGAAGGTCTGCAGGCGGCTGTCGAAGCTGGTGTCGGAGATCTGGTCCCAGAACTCGAGCAGCTCCGCCTTGCTGATGCTGTCCCCGGAGATGTCCCGGCGCCGGGCCAGCGCGTCGAACAGCTCGCCGGCGAAGGCGAGCTCCTTCATCCCGATGCACTTGCCGAACTTGGAGCGGTGGAGGAGTCCGCCGTTCTCGGCGAGCTCGTCGAAGCGCTTCTCGACGGCGGGCCAGCCGTCGGGCTTGCTGATGAACTTGAGCCCCTTGAGCGCGTGCGCGGCGGCGGACTTGGACCGGTCGATGCGGCTGGGGCGGCGCTTGACGGACGCGATTTTTCGGAGCTCCTGCGACACCTGCTTGATCCTTGTCGACGCGTTCCGGAGCACGCCGCCGCCATGGGTGCCCCTGCCGGCGTACGAGGAGGAGCGCGTCTCCAGCGCCCGCGCCAGCAGCGTGACGTCCGGgtcctcctcgccgccggccgccggctTGACGCTGTGCACCGCCACCGAGTCGTCCCGCACGTCGAGGGTGACCTCCACGtagtcgttgtcgtcgtcgtcgccctGGTGGTGGTTCCCGCGGCCGCCAGCGCGCAGCGGCGCGGACACGGAGTCCGCGAACCGCGCGCTCTTCCGCGTGGCGGAGCGCTTCCCCACCAGCGGCCCGC
Protein-coding sequences here:
- the LOC125510018 gene encoding respiratory burst oxidase homolog protein B-like, with product MHNHGGGGAGDIVEAGGERVVPHSGPLVGKRSATRKSARFADSVSAPLRAGGRGNHHQGDDDDNDYVEVTLDVRDDSVAVHSVKPAAGGEEDPDVTLLARALETRSSSYAGRGTHGGGVLRNASTRIKQVSQELRKIASVKRRPSRIDRSKSAAAHALKGLKFISKPDGWPAVEKRFDELAENGGLLHRSKFGKCIGMKELAFAGELFDALARRRDISGDSISKAELLEFWDQISDTSFDSRLQTFFDMVDKDADGRITEAEVGQIIGLSAAANDLKKITERTEEYARLIMEELDPDNLGYIELSNLETLLLQAPPTQPTRGGSGTTSSRNLSQMLSQHLKPTTEPNPLRRWYRRASYFLEDNWRRCWVIILWFSICAGLFAWKFVQYRRRAVFEVMGYCVCVAKGGAETLKFNMALVLLPVCRNTITWLRNRTAAGRVVPFDDNLNFHKVIAAGITVGAGMHIISHLACDFPRLLHATEEEYEPMKPFFGDVKPPNYWWFVKGTEGWTGLVMLALMAVAFTLATPWFRRGRVRLPGPLSRLTGFNAFWYTHHLFIIVYALLIVHGHFLYLTKKWQKKSTWMYLAAPMVMYACERLARALRSSVRPVKILKVAVYPGNVLSLRFSKPQGFRCKSGQYIFVNCAAVSPFQWHPFSITSAPHDDYISVHIRTLGDWTRELKSVFEKVCRPPTDGKSGLLRAEYAGDGGAAMPSPSSFPTVLIDGPYGAPAQDYKQYDVVLLVGLGIGATPMISIIKDIINNMKRLDGDIESGSPSDRSVSAASFRTRRAYFYWVTREEGSFDWFRGVMDEVAESDKKGIIELHNYCTSVYEEGDARSALIAMLQSLNHAKHGVDVVSGTRVKTHFARPNWRKVYKDIALKHAGQRVGVFYCGAPVLIKELRQLAQDFSRKTSTKFEFHKENF